In Arthrobacter sp. StoSoilB5, one genomic interval encodes:
- a CDS encoding DNA topoisomerase IV subunit B, whose protein sequence is MAPSSEYNARHLSVLEGLEAVRKRPGMYIGSTDSRGLMHCLWEIIDNAVDEALAGFGHDIKVILHADNSVEIHDDGRGIPVDVEPKTGLSGVEVVFTKLHAGGKFGGGSYTASGGLHGVGASVVNALSSRLDVQVDRGSKTYQMSFRRGEPGRFIDSGAKPSPNAPFEPFVENSVLDVVGKAKRGVTGTRVRYWADRQIFTPDAKFSYDDLASRARQTSFLVPGLKITVRDERKLAGTPGENGVHEEVFHHDGGISEFVEFLAADSGVTDVWRLHGSGKFKETVPVLDENGHSKIAEVERDCEVDIALRWGIGYETTMRSFVNIIATPKGGTHQAGFEAALLKTFRKAVETNARKLKAGNDKIEKDDVLAGLTAVLTVRLAEPQFEGQTKEILGTSAVRAIVAKVVEQEISSRLGSANRNDKAQSALLLEKIVSEMKSRISARVHKETQRRKNALETSSMPTKLADCRTDDVARSELFIVEGDSALGTAKLARSSDFQALLPIRGKILNVQKASVGDMLSNAECAALIQVVGAGSGRSFDIDAARYGKVILMTDADVDGAHIRTLLLTLFFRYMRPMVEAGRVFAAVPPLHRVEVINPGQKANEMIYTYSEAELHVLLANLAKEGKRYKEPIQRYKGLGEMDAQQLAETTMDPRHRTLRKVGIDSAQRAEEVFDLLMGSDVAPRKEFIIAGAATLDRERIDA, encoded by the coding sequence GTGGCACCGAGTTCTGAATACAACGCCCGGCATCTTTCTGTCCTTGAGGGCCTGGAAGCCGTTCGCAAGCGCCCGGGCATGTACATCGGCTCCACCGACTCCCGTGGACTCATGCACTGCCTGTGGGAGATCATCGATAACGCTGTCGATGAGGCCCTGGCCGGCTTCGGGCATGACATCAAAGTGATCCTGCACGCGGACAATTCAGTCGAAATCCATGACGACGGCAGAGGCATCCCGGTTGACGTCGAACCGAAGACTGGCCTTTCCGGCGTCGAAGTTGTCTTTACGAAGCTGCACGCAGGTGGCAAGTTCGGTGGCGGTTCATACACGGCGTCGGGTGGCCTCCACGGCGTAGGTGCATCGGTGGTCAACGCTTTGTCGAGCCGGTTGGATGTTCAAGTGGACCGCGGCAGCAAGACGTACCAAATGTCCTTCCGGCGTGGTGAGCCCGGACGCTTCATCGATTCCGGAGCCAAGCCCAGCCCCAATGCGCCCTTTGAGCCGTTCGTTGAAAACTCTGTGCTGGACGTTGTTGGCAAGGCCAAACGCGGCGTCACCGGTACAAGGGTGCGTTACTGGGCAGACCGCCAGATCTTCACTCCCGATGCCAAGTTTTCTTATGACGACCTCGCCTCGCGCGCACGCCAGACATCGTTCCTTGTCCCCGGCTTGAAGATCACTGTCCGCGATGAGCGCAAGCTTGCGGGCACGCCCGGTGAGAACGGTGTGCACGAGGAAGTCTTCCACCACGACGGCGGCATTTCGGAATTTGTGGAGTTCTTGGCAGCTGACTCCGGAGTGACGGATGTGTGGCGCCTCCACGGTTCGGGAAAGTTCAAGGAAACCGTTCCGGTCCTTGACGAAAACGGGCACAGCAAGATTGCCGAAGTCGAACGCGATTGCGAAGTCGATATTGCCCTGCGCTGGGGGATCGGCTACGAGACCACGATGCGTAGCTTCGTCAACATCATTGCGACCCCCAAAGGCGGTACGCACCAGGCGGGCTTTGAGGCGGCGTTGCTGAAAACCTTCCGAAAGGCCGTGGAAACGAACGCCAGGAAGCTCAAGGCGGGCAACGACAAGATCGAGAAGGACGATGTCCTGGCCGGCCTCACGGCGGTACTCACAGTCCGCTTGGCCGAGCCACAGTTCGAGGGACAGACCAAGGAAATTCTTGGCACTTCTGCTGTTCGTGCCATCGTTGCCAAGGTGGTCGAGCAGGAAATCTCCAGCAGGTTGGGCTCTGCCAACCGCAACGACAAGGCACAATCGGCGCTGCTGCTGGAAAAGATCGTCAGCGAAATGAAGTCGCGCATTTCGGCCCGGGTGCACAAGGAGACCCAGCGCCGAAAGAACGCACTGGAAACCTCGTCCATGCCCACCAAGCTTGCCGACTGCCGTACTGATGATGTGGCGCGATCCGAACTCTTCATCGTTGAGGGTGATTCTGCGCTGGGTACCGCCAAGCTTGCCCGGTCTTCAGATTTCCAGGCCCTGCTTCCTATTCGAGGCAAGATCCTTAATGTCCAGAAGGCTTCGGTAGGGGATATGCTCTCCAACGCGGAATGTGCCGCACTTATCCAGGTTGTGGGTGCGGGCTCAGGGCGCAGTTTCGACATTGACGCCGCGCGTTACGGCAAGGTCATCCTGATGACGGACGCCGACGTCGACGGCGCCCACATCCGTACGCTGTTGCTGACACTCTTCTTCCGCTACATGCGACCCATGGTCGAGGCTGGCCGGGTGTTTGCCGCTGTTCCGCCCCTGCACCGCGTGGAGGTCATCAACCCGGGCCAGAAGGCCAACGAGATGATCTATACGTACTCTGAGGCAGAATTGCATGTCCTCCTGGCCAACCTTGCCAAGGAGGGCAAGCGCTACAAGGAGCCCATCCAGCGGTACAAGGGCTTGGGTGAAATGGACGCCCAGCAGCTCGCAGAGACCACCATGGATCCGCGCCACCGGACCTTGCGGAAGGTGGGCATTGACAGTGCACAGCGTGCTGAAGAGGTTTTCGATCTCCTTATGGGTTCGGACGTGGCTCCCCGTAAGGAATTCATCATCGCCGGGGCAGCGACGCTGGACCGGGAACGCATCGACGCCTGA
- the cydB gene encoding cytochrome d ubiquinol oxidase subunit II: MELLPTIWFVAIAVLWTGYLFLEGFDLGVGMLMKLFARNNTDRRVLLNTIGPVWDGNEVWLLTAAGATFAAFPLWYASLFSALYLPLLGVLVALIFRAVAFEYRGKVDSERWRTTWDWAIAVGSFVAAFGIGAALALTTTGLPLNANGDRSGGPFAWFSGYALLGGFGVVAFALVHALAFLALKTDGDVRLRARRWFVRLVPFAVLPMLAWMVAVQFLAGKPWTWVIVVAGVAAVALAWQWARKGSEGRAFGAIGVFVVCATASIFGAAFPVVIPSTVDPAFSLTVSNASSSNYTLGLMSIVAAIGLPLVIAYQAWTYWVFRRRVSAAHIPEAHGFLPAIAAKVLVAKDTTPSNPGA, from the coding sequence ATGGAACTGTTGCCAACCATCTGGTTCGTGGCCATCGCCGTGTTGTGGACCGGCTATCTCTTCCTTGAGGGCTTCGATCTCGGCGTAGGCATGCTCATGAAGCTGTTTGCGCGTAACAACACGGACAGGCGCGTCCTGCTCAACACGATCGGGCCTGTCTGGGACGGCAACGAGGTTTGGTTGCTCACTGCGGCCGGGGCCACGTTCGCAGCTTTCCCGTTGTGGTACGCCTCCTTGTTCTCGGCGCTCTACCTGCCGCTCCTCGGCGTGCTGGTGGCGCTGATCTTCCGGGCGGTCGCCTTCGAATACCGGGGCAAGGTGGACAGTGAACGCTGGCGCACCACTTGGGACTGGGCAATCGCCGTCGGATCGTTCGTGGCCGCTTTCGGCATCGGCGCGGCCCTGGCGCTTACCACCACGGGCTTGCCACTCAACGCCAACGGGGACCGCAGTGGCGGACCGTTCGCATGGTTCAGCGGCTACGCGCTCCTGGGCGGCTTCGGTGTCGTCGCGTTCGCTTTGGTCCACGCCTTGGCGTTCCTGGCGTTGAAGACCGACGGCGACGTGCGGCTCCGTGCCCGCCGGTGGTTTGTGCGACTGGTGCCGTTTGCTGTCCTGCCCATGCTCGCCTGGATGGTCGCGGTGCAGTTCCTTGCCGGAAAGCCGTGGACGTGGGTCATCGTTGTGGCCGGAGTCGCGGCAGTAGCTTTGGCCTGGCAGTGGGCCCGCAAGGGATCCGAGGGGCGGGCGTTCGGCGCGATCGGAGTTTTCGTGGTCTGCGCCACCGCATCGATCTTCGGGGCAGCATTCCCAGTGGTCATCCCCTCAACCGTGGATCCCGCGTTCAGCCTGACTGTTTCCAACGCTTCATCATCCAACTACACGCTGGGCCTGATGAGCATCGTTGCGGCGATCGGACTTCCCTTGGTTATTGCCTACCAAGCCTGGACGTACTGGGTGTTCCGGCGCCGTGTCAGTGCAGCCCACATTCCCGAAGCCCACGGCTTCCTTCCGGCGATCGCCGCGAAGGTGTTGGTTGCCAAGGACACCACCCCTTCCAACCCGGGAGCCTAG
- a CDS encoding DUF4192 domain-containing protein — MTAKETLSIHQPEDILGYIPHLLGYWPEDSLVAITMQGKLLGAALRVDLPAAGSGRALADFAEHVRNYLIADTLADGVVLAVYTERGWDDGRVVRRSLPLLAQLQQTLDHVDLSVRDAWLVGPEYWRNAFCADQECCPAPGLPIDRIRNSQLSAEMVYRGSTIGPSPRSRANPPVLARPGVLDAAVSAAESDFAKRMRLSWRNGSCFDAVLDVWLRVLDHTRTQPDGNAMEAFTPELTGFLRSTLGVPAWRDGLMIMAAAGTGSAKAGAAAFGLCSSDSSEPLPFDANGLGLPTKAHRSADGTLGTRGKRNIFAYADILLGVEPAVPDWGHLDALQRVLSYLCVEGEVGEVAAAALTLQGWVAWCKGSGSYAHACLVRANSARPGYRLAELLDEILGQGSICAWASRPESAWGSYKGSLH, encoded by the coding sequence ATGACCGCCAAAGAGACGCTAAGCATTCATCAACCAGAAGACATCCTCGGTTACATCCCGCACTTGTTGGGCTATTGGCCCGAAGACAGCCTTGTGGCCATCACAATGCAGGGGAAGTTACTCGGAGCGGCTCTTCGGGTGGACCTGCCTGCCGCGGGTTCGGGCCGCGCGCTCGCAGACTTTGCCGAGCACGTACGTAATTACTTGATTGCGGACACTCTCGCCGACGGCGTGGTGCTTGCCGTTTACACGGAGAGGGGTTGGGACGACGGCAGGGTTGTCAGGAGGTCACTTCCACTGCTGGCCCAGCTCCAACAAACCCTTGACCACGTTGATTTGTCTGTCCGGGATGCATGGTTGGTTGGTCCCGAGTATTGGCGCAACGCTTTCTGCGCTGATCAGGAGTGCTGCCCTGCGCCCGGTCTGCCGATAGACCGCATTCGGAACAGCCAGCTCAGCGCTGAGATGGTTTATCGAGGGAGCACCATTGGACCCTCTCCACGGAGCCGGGCAAATCCACCGGTCCTTGCCCGCCCGGGCGTTCTGGATGCTGCGGTGTCTGCTGCCGAATCAGATTTCGCCAAGCGGATGCGGTTGTCGTGGCGAAACGGTAGCTGCTTTGATGCCGTTCTGGATGTGTGGCTACGGGTTCTGGACCACACGCGGACCCAACCCGACGGCAACGCCATGGAAGCATTCACCCCGGAACTCACCGGTTTTCTGAGATCGACACTCGGTGTCCCGGCCTGGCGGGACGGTCTCATGATTATGGCGGCGGCGGGTACCGGCTCCGCGAAGGCAGGGGCAGCTGCGTTCGGGTTGTGCAGCAGTGACAGCTCCGAGCCGCTGCCCTTCGATGCCAACGGGCTGGGATTGCCCACAAAGGCCCACAGGTCCGCTGACGGGACCCTTGGAACAAGGGGGAAGCGGAACATCTTTGCGTACGCTGACATCCTTCTGGGAGTTGAACCGGCAGTGCCGGACTGGGGTCACCTGGATGCCCTGCAGCGCGTGCTGTCGTATCTATGCGTTGAAGGAGAAGTGGGGGAAGTAGCTGCTGCCGCTTTGACCCTGCAGGGCTGGGTTGCCTGGTGCAAGGGAAGTGGATCCTACGCACACGCCTGCCTTGTGCGTGCAAATTCGGCGAGGCCGGGGTACAGGCTAGCCGAATTGCTGGATGAGATCCTCGGGCAAGGCAGCATCTGCGCCTGGGCCAGCCGTCCCGAGTCCGCATGGGGAAGCTACAAAGGCTCCCTGCACTAG
- a CDS encoding MFS transporter — protein MNEDNSLLTAAVSPSHRWPLYAAGFTTAFGAHAVAAGLGAESADIGLSLLGLGVLLALYDIAEVFLKPVFGAISDRIGPKPVIIGGLLAFSAASLIGLWAGEPLLLAAARLGQGMAASAFSPASSAGVARLAGKHTGRYFGRYGSWKGLGYAVGPLLGAVAIIVGGFKLLFLILSILGLAVAIWAAISVPRMAPLPRPRYTIVDVWKQSTERSFLGPTLVMAASTGALGAAVGFLPALAAREGLGTTGSVAVVTVLALASSLVQPRIGGLRDRGVIADRPGMVAGLLAIALGVLIAGFLPGSAAIDGAISLYRGVPIYGGAVFIGLGIGIATPLAFAHLADATPAERLGRTMGSAELGRELGDAGGPLLVGGVAVAAGLPWGLGALALAVGAAAFAAPASAASGSATKAARKPQV, from the coding sequence GTGAACGAGGACAACTCACTCTTGACTGCAGCCGTCTCCCCCAGCCACCGATGGCCCCTCTATGCGGCCGGCTTCACCACAGCTTTTGGCGCCCACGCCGTGGCTGCCGGACTTGGGGCAGAAAGTGCGGACATTGGTTTGAGCCTGCTTGGCCTGGGCGTGCTGTTGGCCCTGTACGACATCGCGGAAGTCTTCCTCAAGCCGGTCTTTGGGGCGATCAGCGATCGTATTGGGCCGAAGCCTGTGATCATCGGAGGCCTCCTTGCTTTCTCCGCCGCCTCCCTGATCGGACTTTGGGCCGGTGAACCCCTCCTGCTGGCTGCGGCGCGGCTTGGCCAAGGCATGGCCGCCTCGGCCTTCTCACCGGCGTCCTCTGCCGGCGTTGCCAGGCTCGCGGGCAAGCACACGGGACGATATTTCGGCCGCTACGGCTCATGGAAGGGGCTTGGCTACGCGGTCGGTCCCCTGCTGGGCGCCGTAGCGATCATCGTCGGCGGGTTTAAGCTTCTCTTCCTCATCCTGTCCATACTGGGATTGGCAGTAGCGATCTGGGCTGCCATCTCCGTGCCCCGCATGGCTCCCCTGCCCCGCCCCAGATACACCATCGTTGATGTCTGGAAGCAAAGTACCGAGCGATCGTTCCTTGGGCCTACCTTGGTGATGGCGGCGTCGACTGGCGCCTTGGGTGCCGCTGTGGGGTTCCTGCCGGCCCTGGCGGCAAGGGAAGGGCTCGGCACCACCGGCAGCGTCGCCGTCGTGACCGTGCTGGCCTTGGCGTCGTCGCTGGTCCAGCCGAGGATCGGAGGATTACGCGATCGGGGAGTCATCGCAGACAGGCCAGGTATGGTGGCCGGCTTGCTGGCCATTGCCCTCGGCGTACTTATCGCGGGCTTTCTTCCCGGATCGGCGGCTATCGACGGTGCGATTTCCCTGTATCGCGGCGTGCCCATCTACGGCGGTGCGGTCTTCATAGGACTGGGAATTGGCATTGCCACGCCACTGGCATTCGCGCACTTGGCGGATGCAACTCCCGCTGAACGACTCGGCCGTACCATGGGTTCGGCCGAGCTGGGACGGGAGCTTGGTGACGCAGGCGGCCCCTTGTTGGTGGGCGGGGTTGCCGTAGCGGCAGGCCTCCCCTGGGGCCTGGGCGCACTGGCTCTCGCCGTAGGAGCAGCAGCCTTTGCGGCACCAGCTTCCGCGGCTTCCGGGTCCGCGACGAAGGCGGCCCGGAAACCGCAGGTCTGA
- a CDS encoding cytochrome ubiquinol oxidase subunit I codes for MDALEIARWQFGITTVYHFMMVPLTIGLGLVVAVIQTLWYRTGKPEYLRMTKFWGKLFLINFIMGVATGIVQEFQFGMAWSEYSRFVGDVFGAPLALEALLAFFVESTFLGLWIFGWKQLKRGIHLACLWIAVIGSVFSAYFIIVANSWMQHPVGVEMVDGRPVMTDAWAVFTNNTALVAVPHTLFGALGVAGAFLLGIAWYHLWRRRHDGIDVVGKDGRLVAGEADIAGRDKSDYTVWMRSLRIGAVVAMISFAGTALTGDLQGKLMFEQQPMKMAAAEAACHDGTGFSVLSVGNLGAKNCDDIVAVIEVPGILSFLAKGDFTTEVKGVNSLLGEYKEKYGTQLPDNPLYGDRAGQEIQYVPVMEVTYWGFRMMIGFGGVAALAALIALWVTRKGIVPESKWLMRLAVFGILAPFGANAAGWIFTEMGRQPFVVAPNPDMNGIDQVFMFTAAAVSPGVSAGELMSSLVVLTAIYAVLLVVEVKLLVKYVRGGVASAMPELAHGKEQEPRDKNDDGTPGPDKADDVLAFAY; via the coding sequence ATGGACGCCTTGGAAATCGCACGCTGGCAATTCGGAATCACCACCGTCTACCACTTCATGATGGTGCCGCTCACTATCGGCCTGGGCTTGGTGGTAGCCGTCATACAGACCCTGTGGTACCGCACGGGCAAGCCAGAGTATCTACGGATGACCAAGTTCTGGGGGAAGCTCTTCCTCATCAACTTCATCATGGGTGTGGCAACGGGCATCGTGCAGGAATTCCAGTTCGGCATGGCCTGGAGTGAATACAGCCGGTTCGTTGGAGACGTCTTTGGCGCGCCGCTGGCTCTCGAAGCCCTTCTCGCCTTCTTCGTCGAGTCCACGTTCCTCGGGCTCTGGATCTTCGGCTGGAAGCAACTGAAGCGAGGTATCCACCTGGCCTGCCTGTGGATTGCCGTGATCGGTTCCGTCTTCTCCGCCTACTTCATCATTGTGGCCAACTCCTGGATGCAGCATCCCGTGGGCGTTGAGATGGTGGATGGACGGCCCGTCATGACCGACGCCTGGGCGGTGTTTACCAACAACACTGCGCTCGTTGCCGTACCGCACACGCTCTTCGGTGCCCTTGGAGTTGCAGGTGCCTTCTTGCTCGGCATCGCCTGGTACCACTTGTGGCGCCGCCGCCATGACGGCATTGACGTGGTTGGCAAGGATGGTCGGCTGGTCGCAGGAGAGGCCGACATCGCGGGCCGCGACAAGAGTGACTACACAGTGTGGATGCGTTCCCTGCGGATCGGCGCAGTGGTGGCGATGATTTCCTTCGCCGGCACCGCCCTGACGGGTGACCTGCAAGGCAAGCTCATGTTCGAGCAGCAGCCCATGAAGATGGCTGCCGCGGAGGCGGCATGCCACGACGGTACCGGATTTTCCGTGCTGAGCGTCGGCAATTTGGGCGCCAAGAACTGTGACGACATTGTGGCCGTCATCGAAGTGCCCGGCATCCTCTCCTTCCTTGCCAAGGGCGACTTCACCACGGAGGTTAAGGGCGTGAACAGCCTGCTTGGGGAGTACAAGGAGAAGTACGGCACGCAATTGCCGGACAACCCGTTGTATGGAGACCGCGCAGGCCAGGAAATCCAGTACGTCCCCGTCATGGAGGTCACCTACTGGGGCTTCCGGATGATGATCGGCTTCGGCGGCGTTGCGGCCCTGGCCGCGCTGATAGCCCTGTGGGTCACCCGCAAGGGCATCGTTCCTGAGTCAAAGTGGCTCATGCGCCTTGCCGTTTTCGGAATCCTGGCGCCGTTCGGGGCCAACGCCGCGGGCTGGATCTTCACCGAAATGGGCCGACAACCCTTCGTCGTGGCGCCCAACCCTGACATGAACGGTATTGACCAGGTCTTCATGTTCACTGCCGCCGCCGTTTCACCCGGCGTCAGTGCAGGCGAACTCATGAGCTCTTTGGTTGTCCTGACCGCCATCTACGCTGTCCTGCTGGTGGTGGAAGTCAAGCTCCTGGTCAAGTACGTCCGCGGCGGCGTCGCCTCTGCCATGCCGGAACTCGCGCACGGCAAGGAGCAGGAGCCGCGCGACAAGAACGACGACGGCACCCCGGGTCCTGACAAAGCCGACGACGTCCTGGCGTTCGCTTACTAG
- a CDS encoding BlaI/MecI/CopY family transcriptional regulator → MASLGELERAVMDLLWAGQEAATANTLRDLLAQDSEAGDGTAGHQGKDLAVTTVLTVLSRLEKKGLVERERGTRPHRYQAVSSRADHTAELMHEVLGSAPDREAVLARFIGSVSESEAATLRKLLGYN, encoded by the coding sequence ATGGCGAGTCTTGGGGAACTGGAACGGGCAGTGATGGACCTGCTCTGGGCGGGCCAGGAGGCTGCAACTGCCAACACCCTGCGTGATCTTCTCGCGCAGGACTCCGAAGCCGGCGACGGCACAGCGGGACACCAGGGCAAGGACCTGGCAGTGACCACGGTCCTGACCGTGCTCTCCAGGCTGGAGAAGAAAGGCTTGGTGGAACGCGAACGCGGAACCCGGCCGCACCGCTACCAGGCAGTTTCGAGCCGCGCGGACCATACTGCCGAACTTATGCACGAGGTCCTCGGCTCGGCTCCTGACCGCGAAGCCGTCCTGGCACGCTTCATTGGTTCCGTCTCCGAAAGTGAAGCCGCTACCCTGCGCAAACTGCTCGGCTACAATTAG
- a CDS encoding M56 family metallopeptidase yields the protein MFWTSYFLAVLALILAWPVPVLLSRAQWPARSPFTAMVLWQAIALAGGLSMIGAMLVYGLEPIGDNLIAGLRSLAGMVFNNEPTTALGFWHLFALSAAALLTAHLVFTLLLTYYKIERQRSRHRELLTLLASPSDDGPGTVVINHDSPVAYCLPGGARSVTVLSDGLMAALEPAELRAVLIHENAHLSQRHDLLLWAFAAWRQALPWFPTTRLAQTAVNSLIEMLADDVALRTESKGTLIKAIAIVSSGSSTPGLGDQALKGKALGGALSPQALGGGAVVEGGTVSATGGADSPRTTASRVSRLLSPQPPLAKTLRALVLAASALLLAVPTGLLIVPGLLG from the coding sequence ATGTTCTGGACCTCATACTTCCTGGCGGTCCTGGCATTAATACTGGCGTGGCCGGTACCCGTTTTGCTTTCGCGCGCGCAATGGCCTGCCCGCTCCCCTTTCACGGCCATGGTCTTGTGGCAGGCGATTGCCCTCGCAGGTGGCTTGTCCATGATCGGCGCCATGCTCGTCTACGGCCTCGAACCGATCGGCGACAACCTGATCGCGGGGCTCAGGAGCCTGGCGGGCATGGTTTTCAACAACGAGCCAACCACCGCACTAGGCTTCTGGCACCTCTTCGCCCTGTCTGCGGCCGCACTATTGACGGCGCACCTGGTGTTCACGTTGCTGTTGACTTACTACAAGATTGAACGGCAACGCAGTCGACACCGCGAACTGCTCACGCTTCTGGCCTCACCCTCCGACGACGGTCCGGGCACCGTAGTGATTAACCACGATTCCCCCGTGGCATACTGCTTGCCCGGCGGTGCACGCTCTGTGACAGTCTTGTCCGACGGCCTCATGGCCGCCCTCGAGCCGGCAGAACTGCGGGCGGTGCTCATCCATGAAAATGCCCACCTCTCCCAGCGTCACGATCTCCTCCTCTGGGCCTTCGCAGCCTGGCGGCAGGCGCTCCCTTGGTTCCCCACCACACGACTTGCCCAGACGGCCGTGAACTCCCTGATCGAAATGCTGGCTGACGACGTCGCGCTCAGGACCGAAAGCAAAGGGACCTTGATCAAGGCCATCGCCATTGTCTCCAGCGGGTCCTCAACACCAGGACTTGGCGATCAGGCGCTAAAGGGGAAGGCACTTGGCGGCGCACTGAGCCCACAGGCGCTCGGCGGGGGCGCCGTCGTCGAGGGTGGCACCGTCAGCGCCACCGGCGGGGCAGATTCACCGCGTACGACGGCGTCACGCGTCAGCCGCCTTCTCTCGCCGCAGCCTCCGCTCGCCAAAACTCTTCGCGCCCTGGTGTTGGCTGCCTCGGCACTGCTCCTCGCCGTACCCACGGGGCTCCTGATCGTCCCGGGGTTGCTGGGCTAA
- a CDS encoding RNA polymerase sigma factor yields MTPSSVEKEPAAQAELSAEENKAATSAKRAATRVATKASEDNSDKPAPKKRGPKPGAKAAAEAANKSSDSEPDTDEVAVEDEDFDPAAAEEVEVGDDDVEDGAVTGKDKPAAPGSGFVYSDADDDDAPVQQVMSAGATADPVKDYLKQIGKVALLNAEQEVDLALRIEAGLFAEEKINADDGSMDPKLKRELEFVIHDGKRAKNHLLEANLRLVVSLAKRYTGRGMLFLDLIQEGNLGLIRAVEKFDYTKGFKFSTYATWWIRQAITRAMADQARTIRIPVHMVEVINKLARVQRQMLQDLGREPTPEELALELDMTPEKVVEVQKYGREPISLHTPLGEDGDSEFGDLIEDSEAVVPADAVSFTLLQEQLHSVLDTLSEREAGVVAMRFGLTDGQPKTLDEIGKVYGVTRERIRQIESKTMSKLRHPSRSQVLRDYLD; encoded by the coding sequence GTGACCCCGTCTTCCGTCGAGAAGGAACCCGCCGCCCAGGCCGAACTGTCCGCTGAGGAAAACAAGGCGGCCACTTCGGCAAAGCGTGCGGCGACACGTGTTGCCACCAAGGCTTCAGAGGACAACTCTGACAAGCCGGCACCAAAGAAGCGTGGACCCAAGCCCGGCGCCAAGGCCGCGGCCGAAGCCGCGAACAAGTCTTCGGACTCCGAGCCCGACACCGACGAAGTGGCTGTCGAGGACGAAGATTTCGATCCCGCAGCAGCCGAGGAAGTTGAAGTCGGAGACGACGACGTCGAGGACGGCGCCGTAACCGGCAAAGACAAGCCCGCGGCACCCGGATCCGGATTTGTCTATTCGGACGCTGATGACGACGACGCCCCTGTCCAGCAGGTCATGTCCGCCGGTGCCACCGCTGACCCCGTCAAGGACTACCTGAAGCAAATCGGTAAGGTCGCCCTGCTGAACGCTGAGCAGGAAGTCGACTTGGCGCTGCGCATCGAAGCCGGACTATTTGCTGAAGAAAAGATCAACGCCGACGACGGTTCGATGGACCCGAAGCTCAAGCGTGAGCTTGAGTTCGTCATCCACGATGGCAAGCGCGCCAAGAACCACCTGCTAGAAGCCAACCTTCGCCTGGTTGTTTCCCTGGCCAAGCGCTACACCGGCCGTGGCATGCTCTTCCTGGACCTCATTCAGGAAGGCAACCTGGGCCTCATCCGCGCCGTTGAGAAGTTCGACTACACCAAGGGCTTCAAATTCTCCACGTATGCAACGTGGTGGATCCGCCAGGCCATTACGCGCGCCATGGCCGACCAAGCCCGCACCATTCGCATCCCGGTGCACATGGTGGAAGTCATCAACAAGCTGGCCCGTGTCCAGCGCCAGATGCTTCAAGACCTGGGTCGCGAACCCACGCCTGAAGAATTGGCGCTGGAATTGGACATGACGCCTGAGAAGGTCGTGGAGGTCCAGAAGTACGGCCGTGAACCGATTTCGCTGCACACGCCACTGGGTGAGGATGGCGACTCCGAGTTCGGCGACCTCATTGAAGACTCGGAAGCTGTTGTTCCGGCTGATGCCGTGAGCTTTACGCTCCTCCAGGAGCAGCTGCACTCGGTTCTGGACACGCTGTCCGAGCGTGAGGCCGGAGTCGTCGCCATGCGCTTTGGCTTGACCGATGGCCAGCCTAAGACTTTAGACGAAATTGGCAAGGTCTACGGCGTTACGCGTGAGCGAATCCGCCAGATCGAATCCAAGACCATGTCCAAGCTGCGGCACCCGTCCCGCTCGCAGGTCCTGCGGGATTACCTGGACTAG
- a CDS encoding Chromate resistance protein ChrB has product MTDDELGWLLILVQVPSQPSKHRVAVWRELRRTGAVPLLPGTWLVPAHSAFEAGLAKARSLVSKSDGKWTLVDASPRDGADTFRAAFEAARAEEWAEFMADCGKFEQEIAKEISRKKFTFAELEEEEQSLERLRRWYRGLKSRDVLRLPQADQASAGLARCVTALEGYSSLVYDATLP; this is encoded by the coding sequence GTGACTGACGACGAATTGGGATGGTTGCTCATTCTTGTCCAGGTGCCCTCGCAACCGTCCAAGCACCGTGTTGCGGTGTGGCGAGAACTTAGGCGGACCGGGGCGGTTCCCTTGTTGCCGGGCACGTGGTTGGTGCCTGCACACTCCGCTTTTGAGGCCGGGCTCGCCAAGGCCCGTTCCCTGGTTTCCAAAAGCGATGGCAAATGGACCTTGGTGGATGCATCACCCCGCGATGGTGCCGATACCTTCCGGGCGGCGTTTGAGGCCGCCCGCGCTGAGGAATGGGCGGAGTTCATGGCGGATTGCGGAAAGTTCGAGCAGGAGATAGCCAAGGAAATTTCGCGGAAGAAGTTCACGTTCGCGGAACTGGAGGAGGAAGAGCAGAGCCTGGAGCGCTTGCGGCGTTGGTATCGCGGCTTGAAATCGAGGGACGTGCTGCGGCTCCCGCAAGCCGACCAAGCTTCGGCTGGCCTGGCACGGTGCGTGACCGCCCTGGAGGGTTACTCGTCGTTGGTCTATGACGCGACGCTTCCCTGA